Proteins encoded by one window of Kineosporia sp. NBRC 101731:
- the lpdA gene encoding dihydrolipoyl dehydrogenase — MPGHYDVIVLGAGPGGYVAAIRAAQLGKRVAIVESKYWGGVCLNVGCIPSKALLRNADLAHTVQHEAKTFGIQIEGQVTFDFKAAFSRSRSVADGRVKGVHFLMKKNGIDELNGWGTFVDAHTLQVKLNDGGEETVTFDNAIIAAGATTRLLPGTTLSERVVTYEEQIMTSELPKSIIIAGAGAIGIEFAYVLSNYGVDVTIVEFLDRILPLEDVDVSTELAKRYKKAGIKLLTGTRVDSIEDGSGPVRVTVTKDGKQQVLETDKVMQAIGFVPRTKGYGLENTGVKLTERGAIAVDDNLRTNVPGIYAIGDVTSKLMLAHVAESQGIIAAETIAGAETMTLDYAMIPRATFCNPQVASFGYTEAQAREKGYDVKVSKFPFTANGKAHGLAEPVGFVKLIADAKYGELIGGHLIGPEVTELLPELTLAQQWDLTVHEIARNVHAHPTLSEAVKEAVHGLAGHMINF, encoded by the coding sequence ATGCCTGGTCATTACGACGTCATCGTTCTGGGAGCCGGCCCCGGCGGCTATGTCGCCGCCATCCGAGCAGCGCAACTCGGCAAGCGGGTGGCCATTGTCGAGAGCAAGTACTGGGGCGGTGTCTGCCTGAACGTCGGGTGCATCCCCTCCAAGGCCCTGCTCCGCAACGCCGATCTGGCGCACACCGTGCAGCACGAGGCCAAGACCTTCGGCATCCAGATCGAGGGTCAGGTCACCTTCGATTTCAAGGCTGCCTTCTCGCGCAGCCGTTCCGTGGCCGACGGCCGCGTCAAGGGCGTGCACTTCCTGATGAAGAAGAACGGCATCGACGAGCTGAACGGCTGGGGCACGTTCGTCGACGCCCACACCCTGCAGGTCAAGCTCAACGACGGTGGCGAGGAGACAGTCACCTTCGACAACGCCATCATCGCGGCGGGCGCCACCACCCGCCTGCTGCCGGGCACGACCCTCTCCGAGCGGGTCGTGACCTACGAAGAGCAGATCATGACGTCCGAGCTGCCGAAGAGCATCATCATCGCCGGCGCCGGTGCCATCGGCATCGAGTTCGCCTATGTGCTCAGCAATTACGGCGTCGACGTGACGATCGTCGAGTTCCTCGACCGGATCCTGCCGCTCGAGGACGTCGACGTCTCGACCGAACTTGCCAAGCGGTACAAGAAGGCCGGGATCAAGCTCCTCACCGGCACCCGCGTGGACTCGATCGAGGACGGTTCCGGCCCGGTCCGGGTGACCGTCACCAAGGACGGCAAGCAGCAGGTCCTGGAGACCGACAAGGTCATGCAGGCCATCGGTTTCGTGCCCCGCACGAAGGGCTACGGCCTGGAGAACACCGGTGTGAAGCTGACCGAGCGCGGTGCCATCGCGGTGGACGACAACCTGCGCACCAACGTGCCGGGCATCTACGCCATCGGTGACGTCACGTCCAAACTGATGCTGGCCCACGTGGCCGAGTCGCAGGGCATCATCGCGGCCGAGACCATCGCCGGAGCCGAGACCATGACGCTCGACTACGCGATGATCCCGCGCGCCACGTTCTGCAACCCGCAGGTCGCCAGCTTCGGCTACACCGAGGCCCAGGCCCGCGAAAAAGGTTACGACGTCAAGGTTTCCAAGTTCCCATTCACTGCGAACGGCAAGGCGCACGGCCTGGCCGAGCCGGTCGGTTTCGTCAAGCTGATCGCCGACGCCAAGTACGGCGAGCTCATCGGCGGGCACCTGATCGGCCCCGAGGTCACCGAGCTGCTGCCCGAGCTGACCCTGGCCCAGCAGTGGGACCTCACCGTGCACGAGATCGCTCGCAACGTGCACGCCCACCCGACCCTGAGCGAGGCCGTGAAGGAAGCGGTGCACGGTCTGGCCGGGCACATGATCAACTTCTGA
- a CDS encoding HNH endonuclease family protein yields the protein MMLSFGLAGCEVTNDIGGSTVSGSDSSDGATSDDNSGQKATKVLATLSVKGRAAGTGYDRDAFGSAWKDVDKNGCDTRNDILERDLSGEKFRSGTKDCIVVSGTLKDRYTGRTIKFSKEDASAVQIDHVVALENAWVTGAFQWTEEKRTELANDPLNLLAADGPTNSSKGSGDAATWLPANKSFRCDYVARQIAVKAKYGNWVTKAEKKAMSGVLESCPDERVPTSKSSTQADSKESAATSSGGGDKNSDSGSDNGDEETPGAFCSDEGAKAKDSDGDTLTCSIKGDDDRARWRTAA from the coding sequence CTGATGCTGTCCTTCGGTCTCGCCGGGTGCGAGGTCACCAACGACATCGGTGGATCGACCGTGTCGGGTTCGGACTCCTCCGACGGCGCCACGAGTGACGACAACAGCGGCCAGAAGGCCACGAAGGTGCTGGCCACACTCTCGGTGAAGGGCCGGGCCGCGGGTACCGGCTACGACCGCGACGCGTTCGGCAGCGCCTGGAAGGACGTCGACAAGAACGGCTGCGACACCCGTAACGACATTCTCGAGCGGGACCTGAGCGGCGAGAAGTTCCGCTCGGGCACCAAGGACTGCATCGTGGTCAGCGGCACGCTGAAGGACCGGTACACCGGCAGGACGATCAAGTTCAGCAAGGAGGACGCCTCCGCGGTGCAGATCGATCATGTCGTCGCGCTGGAGAACGCCTGGGTCACCGGCGCCTTCCAGTGGACCGAGGAGAAGCGCACCGAGCTCGCCAACGACCCGCTGAACCTGCTGGCCGCCGACGGCCCGACCAACTCGTCCAAGGGCTCGGGCGACGCCGCCACCTGGCTGCCGGCGAACAAGTCGTTCCGCTGCGACTACGTGGCCCGGCAGATCGCGGTGAAGGCGAAGTACGGCAACTGGGTGACCAAGGCCGAGAAGAAGGCCATGAGCGGTGTGCTCGAGAGCTGCCCCGACGAGCGGGTGCCCACCTCGAAGTCCAGCACCCAGGCCGACTCGAAGGAGTCCGCCGCCACGTCGTCCGGGGGCGGGGACAAGAACTCGGACTCCGGCAGTGACAATGGTGACGAGGAGACACCGGGCGCGTTCTGCTCCGACGAGGGAGCGAAGGCCAAGGACTCCGACGGCGACACCCTGACCTGCAGTATCAAGGGCGACGACGACCGGGCCCGGTGGCGTACCGCCGCCTGA
- a CDS encoding alpha-amylase family protein translates to MRITDTADMWWKTAVVYCLDVETFMDWNDDGTGDLAGLAQRIDYLSELGVTCLWLMPFYPSPDRDDGYDITDFYGVDPRLGTHGDLVEAIRTAHDRGMRVIVDLVVNHTSDQHPWFVASRESKESPYRDWYVWVDEPPAGQQPEPVFPDQENSVWALDEKTGQYYLHHFYKYQPDLNVTNPAVRDEIARIVGFWLALGVSGFRVDAVPFFIDTIGESPTALPDPHEVVRDLRAFINRRSGDAILLGEVNVPFEQQLEFFGGSEGGELTLQFDFITMQNMYLALARRNAEPLQRALEQRPQIPRECQWGTFVRNHDELTLDKLSDEERQEVFDAFGPEERMQVYGRGLIRRLPPMLDGDADRIRMVYSLLFSLPGTPVLFYGEEIGMGENLEIGDRTAVRTPMQWTSEPGAGFSRNDDTGKFPAPLVTGEFGPQNVNVQAQRADPDSLLNFVRLLITRYRSSPELGWGDFEVLPQPSPQVFVHRSTWEDAVLIAMHNFGPDPVTVPLELEDGSTAIDLLSPRDEEIKGEVDLGRYGYCWLRVITPTTRRLR, encoded by the coding sequence ATGCGGATCACTGACACAGCGGACATGTGGTGGAAAACAGCGGTGGTCTATTGCCTCGATGTCGAGACATTCATGGACTGGAACGACGACGGGACCGGCGACCTGGCCGGGCTCGCCCAGCGCATCGACTACCTGTCCGAGCTCGGCGTGACCTGCCTCTGGCTCATGCCCTTCTACCCGAGCCCGGATCGTGACGACGGCTACGACATCACCGACTTCTACGGGGTGGACCCGCGCCTGGGCACCCACGGCGACCTGGTCGAGGCGATCCGGACGGCCCACGACCGGGGGATGCGGGTGATCGTCGACCTGGTGGTGAACCACACCTCGGACCAGCACCCGTGGTTCGTCGCCTCCCGGGAGAGCAAGGAATCGCCCTACCGGGACTGGTACGTGTGGGTCGACGAGCCGCCGGCGGGCCAGCAGCCCGAGCCGGTGTTCCCCGATCAGGAGAACAGCGTCTGGGCGCTGGACGAGAAGACCGGGCAGTACTACCTGCACCACTTCTACAAGTACCAGCCCGACCTGAACGTGACGAACCCCGCCGTGCGGGACGAGATCGCGCGCATCGTCGGGTTCTGGCTGGCCCTGGGCGTCAGCGGGTTCCGGGTCGACGCGGTGCCGTTCTTCATCGACACCATCGGCGAGTCCCCCACCGCCCTGCCCGACCCGCACGAGGTGGTGCGCGACCTGCGGGCGTTCATCAACCGGCGCTCGGGCGACGCGATCCTGCTCGGTGAGGTGAACGTGCCCTTCGAGCAGCAGCTGGAGTTCTTCGGCGGTTCCGAGGGGGGCGAACTCACGCTGCAGTTCGACTTCATCACGATGCAGAACATGTACCTGGCGCTGGCCCGGCGCAACGCCGAGCCGCTGCAGCGGGCGCTCGAGCAGCGGCCGCAGATCCCCCGCGAGTGCCAGTGGGGCACCTTCGTGCGCAACCACGACGAGCTGACGCTGGACAAGCTCTCCGACGAGGAGCGGCAGGAGGTGTTCGATGCCTTCGGGCCGGAGGAGCGTATGCAGGTGTACGGCCGCGGTCTGATCCGCCGGCTGCCCCCGATGCTCGACGGCGACGCCGACCGCATCCGCATGGTCTACAGCCTGCTCTTCTCGCTGCCGGGCACCCCGGTGCTCTTCTACGGCGAGGAGATCGGCATGGGTGAGAACCTGGAGATCGGCGACCGCACCGCCGTGCGCACGCCGATGCAGTGGACGAGCGAGCCGGGGGCCGGCTTCTCCCGCAACGACGACACCGGGAAGTTCCCGGCGCCGCTGGTGACCGGGGAGTTCGGGCCGCAGAACGTCAATGTTCAGGCGCAGCGGGCCGATCCGGACTCACTGCTGAACTTCGTGCGGCTGCTGATCACGCGCTACCGCAGCAGCCCGGAACTGGGCTGGGGTGACTTCGAGGTCCTGCCGCAGCCGAGCCCGCAGGTCTTCGTGCACAGGTCGACCTGGGAGGACGCCGTCCTCATCGCCATGCACAACTTCGGTCCCGACCCGGTGACCGTGCCGCTGGAGCTGGAGGACGGGAGCACTGCCATCGATCTGCTCAGCCCCCGTGACGAGGAGATCAAGGGCGAGGTGGACCTGGGGCGGTACGGATACTGCTGGCTGCGGGTGATCACGCCGACCACCCGCCGCCTGCGGTAA
- a CDS encoding siderophore-interacting protein: MSVSPRAEGARDGRGRVGGRGEGRGGATLVLTVARTEQLSPTMVRVVLTGDDLAQFTMNEFSDAYVKLIYPRAGIEYDRPIDMKAIRTQLPQSQWPQNRTYTVRRWDEQARELTIDFVVHGDEGLAGPWARDAKPGDEIWLAGPGGGYRPEPGADWHLLVGDESALPAIAASLEAMPGDAKGIVLLEIHDPASELKLTAPAGIEVRWLLDTERPAGTVLVEAVTALEFPAGTVHAFVHGEAAAVRDLRRFLKRERGVKQSQLSISGYWRIGANDEEWRAVKSDFQNAP, translated from the coding sequence ATGTCCGTCTCTCCCCGCGCAGAAGGCGCTCGCGACGGCCGTGGGCGGGTCGGTGGCCGCGGCGAAGGACGCGGCGGCGCGACCCTGGTGCTCACGGTCGCCAGGACCGAGCAGCTCAGCCCGACCATGGTCCGCGTCGTCCTGACGGGCGACGACCTGGCGCAGTTCACGATGAACGAGTTCAGCGACGCCTACGTGAAGCTGATCTATCCACGAGCGGGCATCGAGTACGACCGCCCGATCGACATGAAGGCGATCCGCACCCAGCTCCCGCAATCGCAGTGGCCGCAGAACCGCACGTACACGGTGCGGCGCTGGGACGAGCAGGCTCGCGAACTGACCATCGACTTCGTCGTGCACGGGGACGAGGGCCTGGCCGGCCCCTGGGCCCGCGACGCGAAGCCGGGTGACGAGATCTGGCTGGCCGGTCCGGGCGGGGGCTACCGGCCCGAGCCGGGCGCCGACTGGCATCTCCTGGTCGGCGACGAGAGCGCCCTGCCCGCCATCGCGGCCTCGCTCGAGGCGATGCCCGGCGACGCGAAGGGCATCGTGCTCCTGGAGATCCACGACCCGGCCTCGGAGCTCAAGCTCACCGCCCCGGCCGGGATCGAGGTCCGGTGGCTGCTCGACACCGAGCGCCCGGCCGGCACGGTGCTCGTCGAGGCCGTCACCGCGCTGGAGTTCCCGGCCGGCACCGTGCACGCCTTTGTGCACGGTGAGGCCGCGGCGGTGCGTGACCTGCGCCGGTTCCTCAAGCGCGAGCGTGGGGTGAAGCAGTCACAGCTCTCGATCTCGGGTTACTGGCGGATCGGCGCCAACGACGAGGAATGGCGCGCGGTCAAGAGCGACTTCCAGAACGCGCCCTGA
- a CDS encoding S1 family peptidase — protein sequence MKPSRLLVGLATSSVVAVCLAAPAASAGAAVGVSATPTNQLVAVTAAQKESVKQDKAADALAKKLGKESAGVYYEGSTLKAAVTTKAALKTAKAEGASAKLVKNTTAQLNAAVKTLDSTVKLPGTSYGVDLTANKVLVTVDSTVKGAKLAKVEAAVAKLGTKATLEKTSGVFSTKIAGGQAIYGGGYRCSLGFNVVSGSTYYFLTAGHCAEVASTWYSNSGQTTTLGPTVGYSFPGNDYALVRYSSSSTAHPGTVYTYSGSQEISSAGTPTVGQTVYRSGSTTGVRSGRVTALNSTVNYAEGSVSGLIRTTVCAEGGDSGGSLYAGTVAYGLTSGGSGNCTSGGVTYFQPVPEALSVYGVSIY from the coding sequence GTGAAACCCAGCCGTCTGCTTGTTGGCCTGGCCACTTCCAGTGTCGTCGCCGTCTGCCTCGCCGCACCCGCAGCTTCCGCGGGTGCCGCCGTCGGCGTCAGCGCTACTCCCACCAACCAACTGGTGGCCGTTACCGCCGCGCAGAAGGAGTCCGTGAAGCAGGACAAGGCGGCCGACGCGCTCGCCAAGAAGCTCGGGAAGGAGAGCGCGGGCGTCTACTACGAGGGCAGCACGCTGAAGGCCGCGGTCACCACCAAGGCCGCCCTGAAGACCGCCAAGGCCGAGGGGGCCAGCGCGAAACTGGTCAAGAACACCACGGCCCAGCTCAACGCCGCCGTCAAGACCCTCGACTCGACGGTGAAGCTGCCGGGTACCTCCTACGGTGTCGACCTGACGGCGAACAAGGTGCTGGTCACCGTCGACAGCACGGTCAAGGGTGCGAAGCTGGCCAAGGTCGAGGCCGCGGTCGCCAAGCTCGGCACCAAGGCCACGCTGGAGAAGACCTCCGGCGTGTTCAGCACCAAGATCGCCGGTGGGCAGGCCATCTACGGCGGTGGCTACCGCTGCTCGCTGGGCTTCAACGTGGTCAGCGGTTCGACGTACTACTTCCTGACCGCCGGGCACTGCGCCGAGGTGGCGAGCACCTGGTACTCGAACTCCGGTCAGACCACCACGCTCGGGCCGACGGTGGGCTACTCGTTCCCGGGCAACGACTACGCCCTGGTCCGGTACAGCAGCTCCAGCACGGCCCACCCGGGCACGGTCTACACCTACAGCGGCTCGCAGGAGATCTCCAGCGCCGGCACGCCGACCGTGGGCCAGACCGTCTACCGCAGCGGTAGCACCACCGGTGTTCGCAGTGGCCGGGTGACCGCGCTCAACTCCACCGTCAACTACGCCGAGGGCAGCGTCTCCGGGCTCATCCGGACCACGGTCTGCGCCGAGGGTGGCGACAGCGGTGGCTCGCTCTACGCGGGCACGGTGGCGTACGGCCTGACATCGGGTGGCAGTGGTAACTGCACCTCCGGTGGCGTCACGTACTTCCAGCCGGTTCCGGAGGCGCTCAGCGTCTACGGGGTCAGCATTTACTAA
- a CDS encoding DUF6343 family protein, which translates to MRRTGNEPNSARSPLRLRLGLALTGLVSSTITAVVLAGRGSTAIVLMFAAVAVSAAVDLFVVVRRMRQGPHFQPGSQVPPYPPVDPPPRPPRERRPVDEGTRVRRYLLIMGTCVLLVVVAWTVVRPISTGTAVIMGIVAAALPPVAVFVAGFGAHLSGGGDGPGWQRRPRDGGLGN; encoded by the coding sequence ATGCGGCGCACCGGTAACGAGCCGAACAGCGCGCGCAGCCCGCTCCGGCTGCGTCTGGGGCTGGCGCTGACCGGCCTGGTCTCCTCCACGATCACGGCCGTCGTCCTGGCCGGCCGGGGGTCCACCGCGATCGTGCTGATGTTCGCCGCCGTGGCGGTGAGCGCGGCCGTCGACCTGTTCGTGGTGGTGCGCCGGATGCGGCAGGGCCCGCACTTCCAGCCGGGCTCCCAGGTGCCGCCCTACCCGCCCGTCGACCCGCCGCCGCGGCCCCCACGGGAGCGTCGCCCGGTCGACGAGGGCACCCGCGTCCGCCGGTACCTCCTGATCATGGGAACCTGCGTACTGCTCGTCGTCGTGGCCTGGACCGTGGTGAGACCGATCTCCACCGGTACAGCCGTGATCATGGGCATCGTCGCTGCCGCTCTTCCACCCGTCGCCGTGTTCGTCGCCGGTTTCGGGGCGCACCTCTCCGGTGGCGGTGACGGCCCGGGATGGCAGCGTCGTCCCCGGGACGGGGGACTGGGAAACTAA
- a CDS encoding GH1 family beta-glucosidase, producing MDTTLTQPSSGTALSLPAGFRWGVATAAYQIEGAAAEDGRTPSIWDTYSHTPGQVHGDDNGDVACDHYHRMPDDVALIKGLGVDTYRFSISWPRVQPGGSGRLNPKGVDFYSRLVDELLANDVDPWVTLYHWDLPQELEDAGGWPARDTAHRFADYAALMFDQLSDRVTNWTTLNEPWCSAMLGYAYGHQAPGHRDFPAGIRAVHHLLLGHGLATQRMREAATGLDRPVHLGITLNLGPAHPATDTDEDREAARRADGLNNRLYLDPLLKGAYPADVMDDVALRQAELPVQEGDLEIISTPIDVLGVNYYTGWLISHLDEDGSSVDSDGALVARSVGRGRPATAMGWEIVPEVFTELLLRLSREYPGVPLFITENGAAFDDVVAADGSVPDPERQAYLESHIHAVQDAVVRGADVRGYFVWSLLDNFEWSYGYDKRFGIVRVDYKTQERTLKDSAHWLRGQIRVWRESVAG from the coding sequence ATGGACACCACGCTGACCCAGCCCAGTTCCGGTACGGCCCTGAGCCTGCCGGCCGGATTCCGCTGGGGCGTCGCCACAGCCGCTTACCAGATCGAGGGAGCGGCGGCGGAGGACGGCAGGACGCCGTCGATCTGGGACACCTACTCGCACACCCCGGGCCAGGTGCACGGCGACGACAACGGCGACGTGGCGTGCGACCACTATCACCGGATGCCCGACGACGTGGCGCTGATCAAAGGGCTGGGGGTGGACACCTACAGGTTCTCCATCTCCTGGCCGCGGGTGCAGCCGGGCGGCAGCGGGAGGCTGAACCCGAAGGGCGTCGACTTCTACTCGCGGCTGGTGGACGAGCTGCTGGCCAACGACGTCGACCCGTGGGTCACGCTGTACCACTGGGACCTGCCCCAGGAGCTCGAGGACGCGGGCGGCTGGCCCGCCCGCGACACCGCCCACCGGTTCGCGGACTACGCGGCGCTGATGTTCGACCAGCTGAGTGACCGGGTGACCAACTGGACCACGCTCAACGAGCCGTGGTGCTCGGCCATGCTCGGTTACGCCTACGGGCACCAGGCACCTGGCCATCGGGACTTCCCCGCGGGTATCCGGGCCGTGCACCACCTGCTGCTCGGGCACGGTCTGGCGACGCAGCGGATGCGTGAGGCGGCTACCGGGCTCGACCGCCCGGTGCACCTGGGCATCACGCTCAACCTCGGTCCGGCGCACCCGGCCACCGACACCGACGAGGACCGCGAGGCCGCCCGCCGCGCCGACGGCCTGAACAACCGGCTCTACCTCGACCCCCTGCTCAAGGGGGCCTATCCGGCCGACGTGATGGACGATGTGGCTCTGCGGCAGGCCGAGCTGCCGGTGCAGGAGGGCGACCTGGAGATCATCTCGACGCCGATCGACGTGCTCGGGGTGAACTACTACACCGGCTGGCTGATCTCCCACCTGGACGAGGACGGCTCGAGCGTGGACTCCGACGGGGCCCTGGTGGCGCGATCCGTGGGCCGGGGCCGCCCGGCGACCGCGATGGGCTGGGAGATCGTGCCCGAGGTCTTCACCGAGCTGCTCCTGCGCCTGTCCCGGGAGTACCCGGGCGTGCCGCTGTTCATCACCGAGAACGGCGCGGCCTTCGACGACGTCGTCGCCGCGGACGGGTCGGTGCCCGACCCGGAACGTCAGGCCTACCTGGAGTCGCACATCCACGCGGTGCAGGATGCGGTGGTCCGGGGAGCGGACGTGCGGGGCTACTTCGTCTGGTCGCTCCTGGACAACTTCGAGTGGTCGTACGGGTACGACAAGCGCTTCGGCATCGTCCGGGTCGACTACAAGACCCAGGAGCGCACCCTGAAAGACAGTGCCCACTGGCTGCGCGGTCAGATCCGGGTCTGGCGGGAGTCGGTCGCCGGGTAG